The Rhodothermus marinus DSM 4252 DNA segment GCGCAGCGGGCTCCCTTCGTGCTCAAGGTGGGCAAGCGCCGCTTTGCCCGGGTGGTGTGGGACGAGGCGCAGCAGCCGGCCTGACGAGGCTCAGGACTCCGGTGCGAAGCGGGCCTGCACACGGGCGTCCATCTGCTCGACCTTTTCGATGAGGGCCTGCTTGTAGGCCACGACCCGCTGCAGCAGTTCGGGATCGCCTGTGGCGAGGATCTGCACGGCCAGCAGGCCGGCGTTGCGGGCCTGTCCGATGGCCACGGTGGCGACGGGCACGCCGCCGGGCATTTGCACGATCGACAGCAGCGAATCGAGCCCTTGCAGGTGGCGGGTGGGGACGGGCACGCCGATGACGGGCAGCGGCGTGGCCGAAGCGATCATGCCGGGCAGGTGCGCGGCACCGCCGGCCCCGGCGATGATCACCTTGAGCCCCCGGGGGTGGGCCGTGCGGGCGTATTCCAGCATGCGGTGCGGCGTGCGGTGGGCAGAGAGTACGCGAATTTCGTAGGGCACGCCGAATTCCTCGAGCACACGGGCGGCTTCTTCCATGACGGGCAGGTCCGATTCGCTGCCCATGGCGATACCGACCAGCGGTGTGGTGGAAGCAGGCATAGTGTCGGCAGGCTGGTTCAGAGGTAACGGGCGATCAGGTCGGCGGCCGTTTCGGCGCGCCGGCGTACGTCTTCTGGATCAGTTCCGGTAGCCGTCACGTGACCCATCTTGCGGCCGGGGCGCACCTGCATCTTACCGTACAGGTGCACGGCCACACCGGGGATCCGGAGCGCTTCGGGCAGGCCGCGCAGGTCGATCCGATCGCTGCTGCGCCGACCGAGGATGTTCACCATGACGGCCACAGGCTCCCGCAGTTCGGGCGAGCCCAGCGGCCAGTCGAGCACGGCGCGCACGTGGTTTTCGAACTGGGAGGTATAGCAGCCCTCGATCGTGTAGTGGCCGGTGTTGTGCGGGCGCGGCGCCAGCTCGTTGATCAGGATGCGTCCGTCGGCCAGCTCGAACAGCTCCACGGCCGTGATGCCGATGCCGCCGACGGCCTCGACGGCGGCGCGGGCCACGCGCCGGGCCTCTTCGGCCACGGCCGGATCGATCGCGGCGGGCGCCTGAACCAGGTAGCAGCGGTGGTCTACCTGTTTCGTGTAGACGACCGGGTAGATCACTTCTTCGCCGCTCGGGCTCCGGGCCACCAGCACGGCCAGCTCACGCACGAACGGCGCCCAGGCCTCGACGAGCAGGCCGTCCTCCTGGGCCAGTTGCTCCCAGCCGGTCTTCAGCGCTTCGGGCGAGCGGGCCGTAAAGTTGCCGTAGCCGTCGTAGGAGCCCCGGTATCGCTTGAGCATTAACGGATAGCCGAACCGTTCGGCCGCCGCCAGCGCCTCTTCGAGCGTGGCGCAGCAGGCAAACGCGGGCAGTGGCAGGCCGGCCTCGGCCAGCACACGCTTCTGACGTCCCTTGTCGCGGATGATCCGGACGGTTTCGGCCTTCGGCCAGAGTGCGGTGTCTTCGGGCAGCACCGGCTCCAGCACGTCGGCCGGGGCCCACTCGCTTTCGACGGTCACCACCGTACAGCCCTCGGCAAAGCGACGCAGCACGTCCGGGTCTTTCCAGTCGCCCACGATCACCTCGCCCAGCCCTTCGGCCGGACCGGCCGGCTTCGGCACCAGAAACCGCACGCGCAATCCCATACGGATCGCCGCCAGGGCCGTCATGCGGCCGAGCTGACCGCCGCCCAGAATTCCGATGACCGGAGTATGCACCACCTTCAGACGTTCTACGCTTCCGAGAATTTCCCCAAACGGCCCTGGCAAAATACAAGGCCCGGCGCCCCGGGTGCAATGGCGAACTCTGCAAAAGGATGCGAAAAAGCGCTGCTTCAGCGCTGGTCTTCCAGAAGCAGCGGTTCGAGAAATGGTTGCAAGGCGGCTCGGAGGCGGCTATTTTGGGGAAAACCTGTCTATGCGGATGATGCGCAAGCCGCTGCTGAAAGTCCTGATCGGAGCACTCGGGCTGTTGCTCGTGCTGATCGTCGTGCTGCTGGTGCGGGCCTGGCGGGTTGGGCAGCAGGTTGAATCGACCGAAAATCTGGAGCCGCTGCAGCTCACGCTCGATGCGGAGGCGCTGGCGCAGCGGCTGGCCGGTGCACTCCGGTTTCCCACCGTATCCAATCAGGATCCGGCGCGCATCGACAGCAGTGCGTTTCGGGCACTGCACACCTACCTGAAAGAAAATTTTCCGCAGGTACACGCCCATCTCCGTCGGGAGATCATCGGTGGGCTGAGCCTGCTTTACACCTGGCCGGGACAGGACACGACGCTGCCGGCTGTGGTCTTCATGGGGCATCAGGACGTGGTGCCGATTGCCACGCCGGAAGCCTGGACACACCCGCCGTTCGGCGGCGTGGTGGCCGACGGGTTCGTCTGGGGACGTGGAGCGCTGGACGACAAGATCGGCGTGCTGGGCGTGCTGGAGGCCGTCGAGCACCTGCTGGCCGACGGATTCCGGCCCGTGCGAACGGTCTATCTGGCCTTCGGGCACGACGAAGAAGTGGGCGGGCGGCACGGCGCCCGGCAAATCGCCGAGCGGCTGGCGGCGCGAGGCGTCCGGCTGATCGCCGTCGTGGACGAAGGCGGCTTCGTGGTGGACGGCGTCATTCCGGGCATGACGCGGCCGGTGGCGCTGGTGGGCGTGGCCGAGAAGGGCTACGTGAGTCTGGAGCTGACGGCCACGGCGCCGGGTGGACATTCCTCGACGCCGCCCACGCAGACGGCCATCGGGACGCTCAGCCGGGCCATCGTGACGCTGGAGGACAACCCCTTTCCGGCACGACTCGACGGACCCACCCGGGGACTGCTGGAACGGCTGGCGCCTTACGTCACCTTCGGACCGCGCGTGGTGCTGGCCAACCTGTGGCTTTTCGGACCGGTGGTGAAATGGATGCTGGCCCGCTCGCCGGCCGGCAACGCCAGCCTGCGCACGACGACCGCGCCGACCATCTTCGAGGCGGGCGTCAAAGAGAACGTACTGCCGACGCAGGCCCGGGCCGTGGTAAACTTCCGGATCTACCCGGGCGAAACGGCCGAAAGCGTGGAGCAGCGCGTGCGGACACTGCTCGAAGACCTGCCGTTGCAGGTGCGCCGGCTCGAAGAGACGGTCACCGACCCGTCGCCGGTCTCCGATTTCGAGGGCGAGGCGTTCCGGCGGGTGGTGGCCGCCATCCGACAGGCACGGGCCGACGCGCCGCCCGTTGTGGCGCCCTATCTGGTGCCGGGCGCCACAGACGCCCGCTACTTCACGGCACTGAGCCCGAACGTGTATCGGTTCATCGGCGCGCAGATCACGCCCGAACTGCTCGCCACCATCCACGGGGTGGACGAACGCGTTGCGGTGGACGAATACGTGCAGGCCGTCCGCACCTACTACGCGTTGATCCGCGCGCTGAGCGGCCCCTGAGGCTCAGTAGAGCCACATGTCGAACGTCCGGCGCCAGCGCTGCGTGACCGGATGGCGCGCGCCCAGCAGCGTGAAGATCGCCACACCGGCCTTGCGGGCCCCGTCGTCGTCATAGTAGCGGTCTTTGCGGAGCACGTCGATCAGCCGCTCGACGGCCGTGTCGAAGTCCTTGCGGGCCAGCGCTTCGATGGCCTGGCGGTAGAAGTCGCGTCCGGGGCCTTCCGGCAACGATTCGGGTTGATCCTTCAGGCGAAGCAGCCGGGCGATGGTGCGAATGCCTTCGATCTGCTGCAGGTAGGCGGCTTCGGCGATGTCCAGGTTCTCCAGCAGCCGCTCCGCTTCGTCCGGATCGTCAAAAACCCGGATGCGGGCCAGCAGCACACGCGCTTTGTCGTTGCCGGGATCGGCCGTCAGCAGCTTCCGGAGCAGCGGTTCAGCCTCGGCCAGCTTCCCTTCGTCCAGGAGCTGTTCGATCTGCTCCAGCTGCGCCCGATTTTCGTCCGGAAGCACCTCGGCCAGCCACTGCTCGATGGCGTACTCCGGCAGGGCGCCCACGAACTCGCCCACGACCTCGCCGTTCACGAACAGCTTCACGGCCGGGATGCCCCGGACGCCGTACTGCATGGCCAGCTCCGGATGTTCGTCCGTGTTGACCTTCACCAGCTTCCACTTGCCGGCGTATTTCTGCGCCAGGCGCTCCAGCACGGGGCCCAGAATCTGGCAGGGGCCGCACCAGGGCGCCCAGAAATCCACCAGGACGGGTATCCGGTAGCTGGCTTCCAGAACGTCTCGCTGAAAATCCGTTACTTCGTAAACGGCTGCGTTCGTACCTTGCATCGTTCCACCGGGTTGGTTTTTTCCGGAAAACCACCGGCGCCGGGCGCCGACAAGATTCAGTCCATCCACAGAAGTATGCCATGCTGACAGTACGTAGCGTTTTTCTGATCAGTCTGCTGATCGTTCCGGCCTGCACACCGAATTCATCCCCGCCCGCGGAGGCCTACGATCCGGCATCCGACTCGCTCCGCTTTCCGGGCGAGGTACACCTGCGCAACATCCGACAGCTGACCTTCGGTGGCAACAACGCCGAGGCCTACTGGAGCTACGACGACCGCTACCTGGTCTTTCAGAGCGACTGGGCGGCCATCAATCCACAGGGCTGTGACCAGATCTTTCTGATGCGGGCCGATGGCAGGCCGCTCGCCAACGGCGAGCGCTATCGGCTGCTTTCGACCGGGAAAGGCCGCACCACGTGCGCCTACTTTCTGCCGGACGGGCGTGTGCTCTACGCTTCGACGCACGCGGCCGGCCCTGAATGCCCACCCGTGCAGCGCACGGCCGAAGGGCGCTACGTCTGGCCCGTCTACGACACCTACGACATTTACATAACCGACACGACGGGCGCGGAGCCCGAGCTGCTCATCGGCGGACCCGGCTACGACGCCGAGGCGACCGTTTCGCCGGACGGCCGTTACGTGGTCTTCACCTCCAGCCGGACGGGGGATCTGGAACTCTGGCGCTACGACCTGCAGACGGGCGAGCTGCTTCAGCTCACGCACGAGCTGGGCTACGACGGCGGGGCCTTCTTCTCACCGGACGGAAGCAAGATCGTCTGGCGGGCCAGCCGCCCCACCGGCGAGGCGGCCGAGCGCTACCGGCGGCTGCTGGCGCAGGGGCTCGTCGAGCCGACCGACATGGATCTGTTCGTGGCCGATGCCGACGGAAGCAACCCACGTCGGGTGATCCAGCTACCCGGTTCGCAATGGGCGCCGTACTTTCACCCCGACGGCGAGCGGATCATCTTCGCCTCGAACCACCACACCGAGGGCGGGCGGCTGTTCGATCTGTTTCTGATTCGCCTGGACGGTACCGGCCTGGAGCAGATCACCCATTCGGGTACGTTCGACGCGTTTCCGATGTTTTCGCGCGACGGCAAGCGGCTCGTTTTCGCTTCGAACCGCAATGCCCGGGGGGAGCCCTCGCGTGAGACGAACATTTTCGTGGCGGACTGGGTCGAACATCCGGAGCCTGTTGACCTGAACTTCGGCCGCGAATGATGCTGCGCTGGTTGCGACGCCATGCTGAGCCGGTTTCCTGGGCGTCTGCCTGCCGACGGGCCGTCCGGGGCGCCGCCTATCTGGACCGGGTCGATCCCGGCTGGTACCGGCACGTCGATCTGGATCGGCTGGAGCTGGCCGACGGCGCGCGGTGCGTGCTGGGCCAGCGCTACGGGGCGTTCTTTCCGGGATTGACGCGGGCCGGCCTGTTGAACCTGAGCAGCGCGCCGCTGGGAAGCCTTTCGCCTGTCGATTATGGCTTTCTGTGCGTGCAGGTGGACGAAGCGACGCAGGCGCGCGACTATGCATTGCTCAACCGCGCCTGGCGCCGGGAAATCCGGCGGCGACGCCGGCGCGATGCGTCAGCGGCGGCGCAGGATCTGCCGGAGTTCGCGGGCGCGGCGCACGAGCGCGAGCCCGATGCCGCCGCTCATCAGTAGAAAGCCGAGCCAGACCAGGTTGATCAGCGGCTTTTCGTAGGCCTGCACGACGATCCAGTCGTCGGGCATCACCTCGACGCCTTCGATGGCCAGCGTGATCTCGCCGGAGCTGACGTTCATGCCCGTGAACGTCACGGCCAGGTTCCAGTCGCGCACGCGCGTCTGGATGTACTGCACCGAGCGATCGGCACGCACCAGATAGACGGGCCGGAGCGTGCGCGTCTCCTGCGTCTGCAGGTTCGTCAGGTGCAGTACGGCCGCCACTGCGATGGCCGTACTGTCGGGGAGCAGGGAGGGATCGACCTGCGTGTCGAAGCCCACGAAGCGGAGGGCGAACTCCTGGCGGCCGAGCACAACCGAATCGCCGCGGGCCAGCACCAGCTCACCGCCGTTCTCCGAAAAAGTCGAATCCTGCTCGAACATCTCGGCGGGCGAGACGGCTACGTACAGGTCCTTCCAGAACCCCATTTTGATGTCGGGGTGTAGGATCCATTCGCCACGGCGGTTCTGATAGGCTACCGGCTTGAGCGTAAAGGTCTGGCCGTCGGGCGCAGTAAACGACAGCCGATAGAAGGCATGGCCTTCCGGTGTGAAGCCGCGCCCTTCGTAGCGCACCTCGTAGCCGCCCACGCGGCGGGCCTCCTCGCGCACGAGCACGAAGTTGGTGCGCTCGTCGTCGCGCAGGGCCGGGGGAACGTCCCGGTGGGGGAGGGGCAGGCTGAAGCCGCTGGAAGCCACCACGCCCAGCAGCATCACGCCCAGGCCGATGTGCGAAAGCGCGCCGCCGGCCAGACGCGGATTGCCCCGGGCGATGCGCCAGAGCACCTGCAGATTCCCGAAAAAGGCGAAAAATGCCGCAAAGACGAGCAGCAGAAGCAGCAGGCTGAAGCCGTAGGCCTGCCAGAGCTGCGTCAGACCGCCGAGCACGCCGGCCTGGGCCATCGGGCTGCCTGAAACGGCAAGGGGAGGACGCACCGTGTATTCGACGAACGGCGTCAGGAGCAGCACGGCCAGCGTGGCTACCACCGAGAGCGCCAGCGGTCGCAGCAACAGCCGGTGCGCCATCTCGATGTCCATCTTGTGCCACCAGATGAGCTGGGCCGCGCCCATCAGGAACGTGAAAACCACGGCCAGCGGAAGCGTCCACTGGTTGTAGAACGAGGTGGCGACGCTGGCCGGGTTGTCTCGAAACAGCTTGCCCAGGATGGGCGCGCTCGTGCCCACCAGGATCACCAGGGCGGTGACGGTCAGCAGCAGCGCCCCGACGAAGATCAGCGCTTCCCGCGAGAGCAGGGGCGGCTCTTCGGCCGGGGCCGGAAGCTCCCGGTAGCGGACAAACAGCAGACCGCCGCCCAGCAGCGCCATCGCGGCGATCCAGACCACGAGCTGGTTGTGCAGGCCCAGATCGACGAACGAGTGCACGGACAGATCGCCCAGAATACCGCTGCGCGTCAGGAACGTCGAGTAGATCACCAGCACGTAGCTGATCAGGCTCAGCACAAGGGCCATGCGGTAGCCGCGGCCGCTGCGCTTCTGGATGAGCATGGCGTGCAGGGCCGCCGCGCCCGTCAGCCAGGGCACGAACGAGGAATTTTCCACGGGATCCCAGGCCCAGTAGCCGCCGAACGAAAGCGTCTCGTACGCCCAGTAGCCGCCCAGCAGGATGCCCAGGCCCAGCACGAGCACGGCGAAAAGCATCCAGGGCATGGCCACGCGGATCCAGTCGCGGTAGCGCCGCTGCCAGAGGGCGGCCACGGCCAGCGCGAACGGTGCCACCATGGCCGCAAAGCCCACGAACAGCGTGGGTGGGTGGGCCGTCATCCAGGGGTTCAGCAGCAGGTCGTTGAGGCCGTTGCCGTCGGCCGGCACGAAGGCGGGATTCTGGCGGAAGATCGGCGCGTCCGGAAAGCGCTCGACGAGAAGCTGGAAGGGCGAGGAGCCGATCGCCAGGGGTCCCAGCTTCAACCCCACGATCATCGACAGCAGAAACGCCTGGCTGAGTGCCACGACGGCCATGGCCGGTGCTTCGAAGCGCCCCGACCAGCGCATGAGCCCGAAGCCGATCAGACCCGTATAGAGAATCCAGAGCAGAAACGAGCCTTCCTGTCCGGCCCAGAACGAAGAAATCAGGTAGTGCAGCGGAAGGTCGCGCGACGAGTACTGATAGACGTAGGCGTACTGAAACTGGTGCGTTAGGATCAGATAGAGGAGTACGGCGGAAGCCACCCCCGTGGCCCCGAACATCACGCCCCAGCTTCCCCGAGCCAGGCGGAGCCAGTCGAACGCTTCGCGCCGGCGGGCGGCCTGCAGATACGCCAGCCCGGCCAGCAGGCACGCCACGAAAGCCGACAGGACGGCCAGTTGTCCCAGAACCCCTGCCATGATCGCTGCTTGATTGCCCCGGAAGTCTCCAGAGCAGAAAGGCATTGCGTCGAAGGGGTTCCGAAAGAGCGGCTTTCCCGGCCGTGATTCACCAGATTTTTCTTGCCGGTCTTATATGTGATCGCTGATTTACCGGTGCATAAGGGTGCCACACCCCGTGTGGCGGACGTGACCCGGCGGGTATGATCGGGCGGACACAGGGGTCCGCCCCTACAGGATAAGGAAAACGTCAAGGATCTGGTAGGGGCGCACCGAAGCGTGCGCCCGTGCTTTCTCACATGCACGATGATTTCTCGGAAATCGTATGAGAACATGCTTCTGCGAAAGCACACGTCTTTAAGCCACGGCACGGTTTGCCGATTTTTCAAGGAAAGGGTTGTGCAACCGCGCAATCTCGTTGTATCTTTAAGGCCACGATGCGGCACGTTGCGTATCATAGCGCCCACTATTTTGGCTGGTGGTGGTTTAGCCCCGCCGCGGTGGGCCGCGCACGTGCCTGAATCGTGCATTCCGTAGCGAAATCAGTCGGCCCACCGCAAGCTTCGCGGTGGGCTTTTTTCGTTAGGTGCCATGACGTTCGAGCGCTTTCAGGCATTGATCGACACGCACCGGACGGCCGGCCACACGCACCTGTTCGTGCCGGTCTTCCGGCGGCTGGGCGCCGACCTGCTCACGCCCGTGTCGGCCTTTCTGAAACTGCGCGGGCATGAACCCGGCGCTTTTCTGCTGGAAAGCGTCGAAGGCGGCGAGAAGCTCGGCCGCTACTCGTTCCTGGGCGTGCGACCCTACCTGACCGTGGAGGTGCGCGACGGACAGGTGACGCTGCAACGGGCGAATGCCGCGCCCGAGACAAGTCCGGACGACTTCTTCGCCACCATGCGGCGGTTGCTCCGCCGGTATCATCCGGTCCAGGTGCCCGAGCTGCCGCGCTTTACGGGCGGGGCCGTGGGCTACCTGGGCTACGATATGATCCGGCAACTGGAGCGCCTGCCTGCCCCGCCGCCCGACGACCTGGGCCTGCCCGACGCCCGCTGGAACTTCTACGACACGGTGGTGGCCTTCGACCACGTGCGGCACCAGCTCGTGCTCATGGCGGGCGTTTTCGTGGAGCCCGAGACCGACCTGCGTGCGGCCTACGACGAGGCCGTCGCCCGTCTGGACGCGCTCACCGACACCCTTTCGCACGCGCCGCTGGAGGCCCCCGAGCCGGTCTCGCTCCCCGAGACGCCGCTCACGTCGAACTTCACGCGGGAGGATTTCTGCCGGGCGGTCTGCCGCGCCAAAGACTACATCTACGAAGGCGATATTTTCCAGGTGGTGCTCTCCCAGCGGTTTGCCACGCCGTACGCGGGCGACCGCTTCAATCTGTACCGGGCGCTCCGCCAGGTCAATCCGTCGCCCTACCTGTTCTATATCGATTTCGGCGACCTGGCGCTGATCGGTTCGTCGCCCGAGGTGCTCGTGCGCGTCGAGCACGGCCGGGCCGAGGTGCTGCCCATTGCGGGCACGCGGCCGCGCGGCCGCACGCCCGAAGAGGATCGGGCGCTGGAGGCTGAGCTGGAAGCCGACCCCAAGGAACAGGCCGAGCACCTGATGCTCGTCGATCTGGGCCGCAACGACCTGGGGCGTGTATGCCGCTTCGGGACGGTTCAGGTGGAGCGTTTCGCGTTCGTCGTGCGCTACTCGCACGTGATGCACCTGGTGTCGCTCGTGGCCGGCGAACTCGATCCGCGCTACGACGCGCTCGATGCGCTGGCGGCGTGCTTTCCGGCCGGCACCGTCAGCGGCGCGCCCAAGGTGCGGGCCATGGAGATCATCGACGAGCTGGAGCCCACGCGGCGCGGCGTCTATGCCGGGGCGGTGGGCTACATGGATTTTTCGGGCAATCTGGACACCTGCATTGCCATCCGCACCATGGTGGTCCGCAACGGCACGATCTACGTCCAGGCCGGGGCGGGCATCGTGGCCGACAGCGACCCCGAACGCGAGTACGAGGAAACCGTTAACAAGGCCCGGGCGCTGGTCGAGGCCATGCGCGTCGCCGCGTCCGGTTTGCTTTAAAAACCAACCCCGAACCGACCATGGCTTCGCTGAAAGAACTGATCTTCAACAAAGGCGGGATCGGGAAGTCGCTCTCCCGCCAGGAAACCGTCGAGCGGATCAACCCGCTCATCCGCGAGCACATTGCGCTCAATCATCAGCACGACTACGTGATCCGTACGATCGGCGATGCCGAGATCGCCGAGCGGCTGGAGCAGTTTCAGAAGATCGCCCGCGTGGACGTCGGCAAGCTGGCCGAGGTGGTCTTCAGCGCGGGCGGCACGGCCTACAGCGGCGTCGATATGGAGCCGGACGACTTCAATCTGGGCACCGATCCGGCCGAGATGATCCACCGCCTGCTGGAGGCCGAGCGGCGCTTTCTGCAGCTCGTGAACGACGAGCTCAAGCTCAACCATCAGATCCGTACGAAGGCCGTGCTGAACCTGGTGCGTCAGCACAGCGAGGAACGCCTGCGTTACCTGCAGGAAGTGGCCCGACGCTACCCGAAACCAGCGACCCTGGCGACGTCATGAGTACGGCAACGACGGCAACGGCCCCGCATACGGTACAGCCGGCCGGTGCGGCTACCCGGACTATCGTGGTCTCGGGGATCCAGCCGTCCGGC contains these protein-coding regions:
- a CDS encoding heme lyase CcmF/NrfE family subunit gives rise to the protein MAGVLGQLAVLSAFVACLLAGLAYLQAARRREAFDWLRLARGSWGVMFGATGVASAVLLYLILTHQFQYAYVYQYSSRDLPLHYLISSFWAGQEGSFLLWILYTGLIGFGLMRWSGRFEAPAMAVVALSQAFLLSMIVGLKLGPLAIGSSPFQLLVERFPDAPIFRQNPAFVPADGNGLNDLLLNPWMTAHPPTLFVGFAAMVAPFALAVAALWQRRYRDWIRVAMPWMLFAVLVLGLGILLGGYWAYETLSFGGYWAWDPVENSSFVPWLTGAAALHAMLIQKRSGRGYRMALVLSLISYVLVIYSTFLTRSGILGDLSVHSFVDLGLHNQLVVWIAAMALLGGGLLFVRYRELPAPAEEPPLLSREALIFVGALLLTVTALVILVGTSAPILGKLFRDNPASVATSFYNQWTLPLAVVFTFLMGAAQLIWWHKMDIEMAHRLLLRPLALSVVATLAVLLLTPFVEYTVRPPLAVSGSPMAQAGVLGGLTQLWQAYGFSLLLLLLVFAAFFAFFGNLQVLWRIARGNPRLAGGALSHIGLGVMLLGVVASSGFSLPLPHRDVPPALRDDERTNFVLVREEARRVGGYEVRYEGRGFTPEGHAFYRLSFTAPDGQTFTLKPVAYQNRRGEWILHPDIKMGFWKDLYVAVSPAEMFEQDSTFSENGGELVLARGDSVVLGRQEFALRFVGFDTQVDPSLLPDSTAIAVAAVLHLTNLQTQETRTLRPVYLVRADRSVQYIQTRVRDWNLAVTFTGMNVSSGEITLAIEGVEVMPDDWIVVQAYEKPLINLVWLGFLLMSGGIGLALVRRARELRQILRRR
- the trxA gene encoding thioredoxin; the encoded protein is MQGTNAAVYEVTDFQRDVLEASYRIPVLVDFWAPWCGPCQILGPVLERLAQKYAGKWKLVKVNTDEHPELAMQYGVRGIPAVKLFVNGEVVGEFVGALPEYAIEQWLAEVLPDENRAQLEQIEQLLDEGKLAEAEPLLRKLLTADPGNDKARVLLARIRVFDDPDEAERLLENLDIAEAAYLQQIEGIRTIARLLRLKDQPESLPEGPGRDFYRQAIEALARKDFDTAVERLIDVLRKDRYYDDDGARKAGVAIFTLLGARHPVTQRWRRTFDMWLY
- a CDS encoding M20 family peptidase, with the translated sequence MMRKPLLKVLIGALGLLLVLIVVLLVRAWRVGQQVESTENLEPLQLTLDAEALAQRLAGALRFPTVSNQDPARIDSSAFRALHTYLKENFPQVHAHLRREIIGGLSLLYTWPGQDTTLPAVVFMGHQDVVPIATPEAWTHPPFGGVVADGFVWGRGALDDKIGVLGVLEAVEHLLADGFRPVRTVYLAFGHDEEVGGRHGARQIAERLAARGVRLIAVVDEGGFVVDGVIPGMTRPVALVGVAEKGYVSLELTATAPGGHSSTPPTQTAIGTLSRAIVTLEDNPFPARLDGPTRGLLERLAPYVTFGPRVVLANLWLFGPVVKWMLARSPAGNASLRTTTAPTIFEAGVKENVLPTQARAVVNFRIYPGETAESVEQRVRTLLEDLPLQVRRLEETVTDPSPVSDFEGEAFRRVVAAIRQARADAPPVVAPYLVPGATDARYFTALSPNVYRFIGAQITPELLATIHGVDERVAVDEYVQAVRTYYALIRALSGP
- the purE gene encoding 5-(carboxyamino)imidazole ribonucleotide mutase; the protein is MPASTTPLVGIAMGSESDLPVMEEAARVLEEFGVPYEIRVLSAHRTPHRMLEYARTAHPRGLKVIIAGAGGAAHLPGMIASATPLPVIGVPVPTRHLQGLDSLLSIVQMPGGVPVATVAIGQARNAGLLAVQILATGDPELLQRVVAYKQALIEKVEQMDARVQARFAPES
- the trpE gene encoding anthranilate synthase component I — encoded protein: MTFERFQALIDTHRTAGHTHLFVPVFRRLGADLLTPVSAFLKLRGHEPGAFLLESVEGGEKLGRYSFLGVRPYLTVEVRDGQVTLQRANAAPETSPDDFFATMRRLLRRYHPVQVPELPRFTGGAVGYLGYDMIRQLERLPAPPPDDLGLPDARWNFYDTVVAFDHVRHQLVLMAGVFVEPETDLRAAYDEAVARLDALTDTLSHAPLEAPEPVSLPETPLTSNFTREDFCRAVCRAKDYIYEGDIFQVVLSQRFATPYAGDRFNLYRALRQVNPSPYLFYIDFGDLALIGSSPEVLVRVEHGRAEVLPIAGTRPRGRTPEEDRALEAELEADPKEQAEHLMLVDLGRNDLGRVCRFGTVQVERFAFVVRYSHVMHLVSLVAGELDPRYDALDALAACFPAGTVSGAPKVRAMEIIDELEPTRRGVYAGAVGYMDFSGNLDTCIAIRTMVVRNGTIYVQAGAGIVADSDPEREYEETVNKARALVEAMRVAASGLL
- a CDS encoding TolB family protein — its product is MLTVRSVFLISLLIVPACTPNSSPPAEAYDPASDSLRFPGEVHLRNIRQLTFGGNNAEAYWSYDDRYLVFQSDWAAINPQGCDQIFLMRADGRPLANGERYRLLSTGKGRTTCAYFLPDGRVLYASTHAAGPECPPVQRTAEGRYVWPVYDTYDIYITDTTGAEPELLIGGPGYDAEATVSPDGRYVVFTSSRTGDLELWRYDLQTGELLQLTHELGYDGGAFFSPDGSKIVWRASRPTGEAAERYRRLLAQGLVEPTDMDLFVADADGSNPRRVIQLPGSQWAPYFHPDGERIIFASNHHTEGGRLFDLFLIRLDGTGLEQITHSGTFDAFPMFSRDGKRLVFASNRNARGEPSRETNIFVADWVEHPEPVDLNFGRE
- a CDS encoding 5-(carboxyamino)imidazole ribonucleotide synthase, which translates into the protein MHTPVIGILGGGQLGRMTALAAIRMGLRVRFLVPKPAGPAEGLGEVIVGDWKDPDVLRRFAEGCTVVTVESEWAPADVLEPVLPEDTALWPKAETVRIIRDKGRQKRVLAEAGLPLPAFACCATLEEALAAAERFGYPLMLKRYRGSYDGYGNFTARSPEALKTGWEQLAQEDGLLVEAWAPFVRELAVLVARSPSGEEVIYPVVYTKQVDHRCYLVQAPAAIDPAVAEEARRVARAAVEAVGGIGITAVELFELADGRILINELAPRPHNTGHYTIEGCYTSQFENHVRAVLDWPLGSPELREPVAVMVNILGRRSSDRIDLRGLPEALRIPGVAVHLYGKMQVRPGRKMGHVTATGTDPEDVRRRAETAADLIARYL